The Ooceraea biroi isolate clonal line C1 chromosome 1, Obir_v5.4, whole genome shotgun sequence genome has a window encoding:
- the LOC105280412 gene encoding succinate dehydrogenase assembly factor 4, mitochondrial — MARINCTLISISSRQLSLYSKGFTRLFSSKSTDEVNESPRLREFRNKLREKAPIEKLEELEEGKHPYQEQEPLKPFPNNTNPETGEIGGPRGPEPTRYGDWERKGRVTDF; from the exons ATGGCAAGGAttaattgtacattaatttCGATAAGCTCGCGACAGTTATCGCTGTATTCGAAAG GGTTCACACGTTTATTTTCCTCCAAAAGTACGGACGAGGTAAATGAGAGTCCAAGACTACGCGAATTCAGAAACAAATTGCGCGAAAAAGCTCCTATAG AGAAATTAGAGGAATTAGAAGAAGGCAAGCATCCTTATCAGGAGCAAGAACCGTTGAAGCCCTTTCCAAACAACACAAATCCGGAAACCGGTGAGATTGGAGGACCTCGTGGACCAGAACCAACTCGTTATGGCGACTGGGAAAGGAAAGGTCGCGTGACAGACTTCTGA
- the LOC113561681 gene encoding uncharacterized protein LOC113561681: protein MLEKIKTNIESSKRQYESPRIKQFHEKLKLQPIPKVGPRERFVDLVLVETDLITGELITNNEKEPTKWGDWQNGGRVSDF from the exons ATgctagaaaaaattaaaaccaaCATAGAATCCTCGAAAAGACAGTATGAATCACCACGAATAAAACAGTTCCATGAAAAACTTAAACTGCAACCAATACCAA aAGTAGGACCACGGGAGCGATTCGTAGATTTGGTATTAGTGGAAACTGATTTAATAACTGGcgaattaataacaaataacgaGAAGGAGCCTACTAAATGGGGAGACTGGCAAAATGGTGGAAGAGTCagcgatttttga